Proteins encoded within one genomic window of Gracilimonas sp.:
- a CDS encoding PKD domain-containing protein, with protein MRTSKEIQWILPVLLIIGLGACDPQVSSAPDLKPAPHSDNVTFEVTPDAANPNIIQFENTSEGSFKALWDLGNGQTADGDIVLGEYPLEGEYTVVLTIFTESGQALNSKTVTIAETNVSMLDDPNLNMLTGGADDIDGKTWVIDSTKIGHMGVGPLEGDWPEWWQAPPEAKTGAGLYNDRYTFQLSDGFVYNMETNGDVFLNGAYGDEFENTTVPPDGADLMAPWTAPANQSFSLIEEENGDLFLKVADPTFIGFYAGARTYQIQELTENVMRIRYEDPKNGIAWYHRLIQEGYEHPIVPLPYKSEELADNFDDEGNVDWGTDQIASFVEGYDNPAPIGVNTSAKVAKYEKGSAFYDNVYIDLGYELNLNERSIVRLKAYLPSYNDYETVASNKESWASGILAQQVEVKLHNVDGATGLGGNSWQTQATVIQPVAETDTWVELEFVFSGVSDREDFDRIIIQIGGEGHGNPGIFFIDDFQLTSQ; from the coding sequence ATGAGAACATCAAAAGAAATTCAATGGATACTTCCCGTTTTGTTGATTATTGGACTTGGAGCTTGTGACCCACAAGTTTCTTCAGCTCCTGATCTCAAACCAGCTCCTCATTCTGATAACGTAACATTTGAGGTTACTCCAGATGCAGCTAATCCAAATATTATTCAGTTTGAAAATACCTCAGAAGGTAGTTTTAAAGCTCTGTGGGACCTGGGTAACGGTCAAACTGCAGATGGTGATATCGTATTAGGAGAATATCCGTTAGAAGGAGAATATACGGTGGTATTGACCATTTTTACCGAGTCTGGTCAGGCGTTGAATTCAAAAACGGTAACCATCGCCGAAACAAATGTCTCTATGTTGGATGATCCGAATCTTAACATGTTGACCGGTGGTGCAGATGACATCGACGGTAAAACATGGGTTATTGATAGCACAAAAATTGGTCATATGGGAGTAGGCCCCTTAGAAGGTGATTGGCCCGAATGGTGGCAAGCACCTCCGGAAGCTAAGACAGGGGCAGGTTTATACAACGATCGTTATACTTTTCAACTCAGTGATGGTTTTGTTTATAACATGGAAACAAACGGTGATGTTTTCCTTAATGGTGCCTACGGTGATGAATTCGAAAATACAACTGTTCCGCCGGATGGAGCCGATTTAATGGCACCCTGGACTGCTCCTGCTAACCAGTCATTTAGCTTGATAGAGGAAGAAAATGGTGACTTATTCCTGAAAGTGGCTGATCCTACATTTATAGGATTCTATGCCGGAGCAAGGACCTACCAGATACAAGAACTTACCGAGAATGTAATGAGAATTAGATACGAAGATCCAAAGAATGGTATAGCTTGGTATCATCGTTTAATTCAGGAAGGTTACGAACACCCAATTGTACCTCTGCCATATAAATCTGAGGAATTAGCGGATAACTTTGATGATGAGGGCAATGTAGATTGGGGCACAGATCAAATCGCATCTTTTGTTGAAGGATATGATAACCCTGCACCAATCGGTGTAAATACATCTGCCAAAGTAGCTAAATATGAGAAAGGATCTGCTTTTTATGATAACGTTTACATTGATCTGGGCTATGAGCTTAACCTCAATGAGCGGTCTATTGTACGCTTAAAAGCTTATTTACCTTCCTATAATGACTATGAAACAGTTGCTTCAAACAAAGAATCCTGGGCATCCGGAATACTTGCGCAACAAGTTGAAGTAAAGCTGCATAACGTAGATGGAGCAACCGGATTAGGGGGTAATTCATGGCAAACACAAGCCACAGTGATTCAGCCTGTAGCCGAGACAGATACATGGGTAGAACTAGAGTTTGTTTTCAGTGGTGTAAGCGACCGTGAAGATTTCGACCGTATCATCATTCAGATTGGTGGCGAAGGCCATGGAAACCCTGGAATATTCTTTATAGACGACTTCCAACTCACTTCACAGTAG
- a CDS encoding RagB/SusD family nutrient uptake outer membrane protein encodes MNNLKIIQSILIVTIAVFASSCDSFLNEQPLDQRVESNFYETREDAQEALVAIYDVLQWNTIVGFHVPEMLSDIASDDAYAGGASRNDAPNIIEIDKHNIRTTNGEVHGLWQKYYTGIYRANKYIKEVETLEIEDSFKNRTIAEAKFLRAYYYFDLVRFFRNVPLITEPLDNPDQYNQPQALPSEVFSQIAQDLTAAIPALPGIIPANESGRVSKWAAQALLGRVYLYYTGVFGEDLPAGNQTVDRAMAIQMVDSVINHSGHSLLPNYEDNFKPDFEFSNESVFEISYSDSKPWWDWGFIQGGEGNMAPQMQGPRVDQPADEDYQRGWSFSTVTQELIDEFDPADPRLDATVLFESELNFGLTVGFQHTGKFTQKYTTHKSYTPSDGQLELNWGNNYRVIRFSDVLLMGAELYLNDNNAGQAKDYLDLVRQRAGMPEVAATMENIRKERRIELALEGHRYWDLQRYGQNEAEQHITITGSVKQGYQGDASDFGVTYNTARLGLFPIPQSEIDISNGELQPNPGY; translated from the coding sequence ATGAATAATTTAAAGATAATTCAATCCATTTTGATAGTGACCATTGCAGTCTTTGCAAGTAGTTGCGACAGTTTTCTTAATGAACAGCCTTTGGACCAGCGAGTAGAGTCCAACTTCTATGAAACGCGGGAGGACGCACAGGAAGCTTTAGTTGCTATTTATGATGTATTGCAATGGAATACGATAGTTGGATTTCACGTTCCGGAAATGTTGAGCGATATAGCTTCTGATGATGCCTATGCCGGTGGTGCAAGCCGAAACGATGCTCCCAATATCATTGAAATTGACAAGCATAATATCCGCACTACAAATGGTGAAGTACATGGACTATGGCAAAAATATTACACTGGTATTTACAGGGCTAACAAGTACATCAAAGAAGTTGAGACGCTTGAGATAGAAGATTCTTTCAAAAACCGCACCATTGCTGAAGCTAAATTTTTAAGAGCGTACTACTATTTTGATCTGGTACGATTTTTTAGAAATGTACCTTTAATAACTGAACCTCTGGACAATCCTGATCAGTATAACCAACCACAAGCTTTGCCATCGGAAGTGTTTTCGCAAATTGCTCAAGACCTTACGGCCGCAATACCTGCTTTACCTGGTATTATTCCTGCGAATGAAAGTGGCCGGGTTTCGAAATGGGCTGCACAGGCATTATTAGGAAGAGTTTATCTCTACTACACAGGTGTTTTTGGTGAAGATTTGCCGGCGGGTAATCAAACGGTTGACCGGGCAATGGCAATCCAAATGGTTGACAGTGTAATTAATCATAGTGGACATTCATTGCTTCCGAATTATGAAGACAATTTCAAACCGGATTTTGAATTTAGTAATGAGTCGGTATTTGAAATATCGTACTCTGATTCTAAGCCTTGGTGGGATTGGGGATTTATTCAAGGTGGAGAAGGAAACATGGCACCTCAAATGCAGGGGCCGCGAGTTGATCAGCCTGCTGATGAAGATTACCAACGGGGATGGAGCTTTTCAACTGTAACCCAGGAGCTTATTGATGAATTTGATCCTGCGGATCCTCGGCTCGATGCAACAGTGTTGTTTGAAAGCGAACTCAACTTCGGATTAACGGTAGGTTTCCAACATACAGGGAAGTTTACTCAAAAATACACCACTCATAAATCCTATACTCCATCTGATGGACAACTCGAGCTAAACTGGGGAAATAATTACAGAGTGATCAGATTTTCTGATGTGTTATTGATGGGTGCTGAACTTTACTTGAACGATAATAATGCAGGACAGGCTAAAGACTATTTGGATCTCGTCAGACAGCGAGCTGGAATGCCTGAAGTGGCGGCGACTATGGAGAATATAAGAAAAGAACGCAGAATAGAATTAGCGCTTGAAGGTCATCGATATTGGGATCTTCAACGATATGGTCAAAATGAAGCTGAACAACATATCACGATTACTGGCAGCGTAAAACAAGGATATCAGGGGGATGCTTCTGATTTTGGAGTGACCTACAATACTGCAAGATTGGGCTTATTCCCCATCCCGCAAAGTGAAATTGATATTTCAAATGGTGAGCTTCAGCCGAACCCCGGATACTAA
- a CDS encoding TonB-dependent receptor, whose product MKKKRIDITKNLSDMKIKRYSLLVLFSLFCGVSTSWAGQDEAQYAFNKNVGHTQSPENMVLLKKHLSDLESAYNVVFLYKSDLIEGKLSKENDLKGDLYEKLEVLLSPHDLVSSYLGDRTFVIISKEESKEEVAIADTVRGQVTDAVNGDVLPGVNILIKGTTKGTAADVNGNYILTNTEPQDTLVFSYIGFQVQEVPIDGRKIINVQLQPSILASDELIVVGYGTKKRSEITGSVSSISSESIDDTPVLRVEQALQGRTAGVFVANQSGQPGESPTIRIRGAGTTGSADPLFVVDGMAVGGIDYLNPGSIESIEVLKDASSAAIYGARAANGVVLITTKSGRPGVTNVTYDGYAGVQNSWKKINMLDARQYMMMMNEGAAFAGLSLPFPVDPQITGGTDWQGAVFNDNAPMSNHQITISGGNENTQYSTGISYFSQEGIVGGDKSQFDRNTFSLKLDNRVSKVFRFGNSLNYSRINRNAVLSNSEWGSPLSNALNMDPLTPIYETDSDDLLSYPSTAVQNDGRYYGISEYVTQEIVNPLARLEVTHGETQVDKLVNNLFAEYELMPNLLARSSFGIDAAFVKSDNYVPIYYLNSAQNNSQSLVSKTENRWYTWNFENTINYQFNIRNHNVDVLGGISAQKVHFEDLFGSKSGLLMNNPENAWINVAADEESMRTAGGAYNEKLLSYFGRASYNYNDKYLLTGILRVDGSSKFGSNNRYGIFPSVSLGWVMSNESFMDDLEEINLLKLRASWGQNGNQNIGNFAYTSTIATGYGYTFGDNESYVTGSVPSSVPNPNLKWETSEQLNFGADLGLWQDRLILKLDYYQKETKGLLVRAPIPAHVGNNAPIVNGGSVRNDGFEFSVDYRDYRNEFSYNVGLNFALNKNEVTHIGNAEGVIVGTGFATYGIVTRAEEGYPIGYFWGYKTDGIFQTQQEVNNYVNGNGDPIQPLAQPGDVRFRDLDGNGRIDDGDRGMIGNPTPDMTFGANFGANYKQFDMSVFVQGTLGNEIFNATRRHDLTMSNMPVSYLERWRGPGTSNDLPRFTWNDSNGNWSKISDLYVENGSYLRVKNVQFGYNIPDRVLQRISLSKVRLYLSADNLFTLTGYSGFDPEIGSASPLSVGVDRGVYPQARSYRMGVNITF is encoded by the coding sequence ATGAAAAAGAAAAGAATAGATATAACGAAAAACCTAAGTGACATGAAAATCAAAAGATATTCCCTTTTAGTTTTGTTCAGTTTGTTTTGTGGTGTTAGCACATCATGGGCTGGACAGGATGAAGCGCAGTATGCTTTCAATAAGAATGTTGGACATACTCAAAGCCCTGAAAATATGGTGCTACTCAAAAAACATTTATCTGATTTAGAAAGCGCTTACAATGTAGTTTTTTTGTATAAATCTGACTTGATCGAAGGTAAATTAAGCAAAGAAAATGATCTTAAAGGCGATTTATATGAAAAATTAGAGGTTCTTTTGAGTCCCCATGATTTGGTTTCTTCATACTTGGGAGATCGTACTTTTGTGATTATAAGTAAAGAAGAGTCTAAAGAAGAGGTAGCTATTGCAGATACTGTAAGGGGCCAAGTTACCGATGCTGTCAACGGTGATGTATTGCCGGGAGTTAATATTTTGATTAAAGGTACAACCAAAGGTACTGCAGCTGATGTTAATGGTAATTATATACTCACCAATACAGAGCCACAGGACACTTTGGTTTTTTCCTATATCGGGTTTCAAGTACAGGAAGTTCCAATTGATGGCCGCAAAATAATTAATGTTCAGTTACAACCATCAATTTTAGCTTCTGATGAACTTATTGTTGTGGGTTATGGAACAAAGAAAAGAAGCGAGATAACCGGTTCTGTCTCCTCAATCAGTTCTGAAAGCATAGATGATACGCCGGTGCTTCGAGTTGAACAAGCTCTCCAGGGTCGTACTGCAGGAGTATTTGTAGCAAATCAATCGGGTCAGCCCGGGGAATCTCCTACTATTAGAATACGTGGTGCCGGAACAACAGGAAGTGCAGACCCCCTGTTTGTGGTAGATGGAATGGCAGTTGGCGGTATTGACTATTTAAATCCGGGTTCTATTGAGTCAATTGAAGTGCTTAAAGATGCATCTTCGGCAGCTATTTATGGTGCTCGGGCGGCTAATGGGGTGGTTTTAATTACCACTAAATCAGGACGCCCCGGTGTTACAAATGTAACCTATGACGGGTATGCCGGTGTCCAAAACTCATGGAAAAAAATAAATATGCTGGATGCCCGGCAATACATGATGATGATGAACGAAGGGGCGGCATTTGCAGGTCTGAGCTTGCCATTTCCGGTGGATCCTCAGATAACGGGGGGGACCGATTGGCAAGGTGCAGTATTTAATGATAATGCTCCGATGAGTAACCATCAGATTACTATTTCCGGTGGGAACGAAAATACTCAGTACTCAACCGGCATATCTTATTTTTCACAAGAAGGAATTGTCGGGGGCGATAAGTCTCAATTTGACAGGAACACCTTTAGTTTAAAATTGGACAACAGAGTAAGTAAGGTATTCAGATTTGGTAATAGTCTGAATTATAGCCGAATTAATAGGAATGCTGTATTAAGCAACAGTGAGTGGGGATCCCCTCTAAGCAATGCATTAAATATGGATCCGCTTACACCGATTTACGAAACTGATTCTGACGACTTGTTAAGTTATCCAAGCACTGCTGTTCAGAACGATGGTAGATATTATGGTATATCTGAATATGTGACCCAAGAAATTGTAAATCCGCTTGCACGCTTAGAGGTAACTCATGGTGAAACTCAGGTAGATAAATTAGTGAATAATCTTTTTGCTGAGTATGAGTTAATGCCAAATTTACTTGCAAGAAGCAGTTTTGGTATAGATGCTGCTTTTGTTAAAAGCGATAATTATGTGCCAATTTATTATTTGAATTCAGCCCAGAATAACAGCCAATCGCTGGTAAGTAAAACGGAAAACAGATGGTACACCTGGAACTTTGAAAATACCATTAATTATCAGTTCAATATCAGAAACCACAATGTGGATGTATTGGGTGGTATTTCAGCACAAAAAGTTCATTTTGAAGATCTTTTTGGTTCAAAATCTGGCCTTTTGATGAATAATCCCGAAAATGCATGGATAAATGTGGCCGCAGATGAAGAATCCATGCGTACTGCCGGTGGCGCCTATAATGAAAAACTTCTGTCTTATTTTGGTCGAGCAAGCTATAACTATAACGACAAATATCTGCTGACCGGTATCCTCCGTGTAGATGGCTCATCAAAATTTGGCTCTAATAACAGGTATGGAATATTTCCATCAGTTTCTTTGGGCTGGGTGATGAGCAATGAAAGTTTTATGGATGATTTAGAAGAAATCAATCTCCTGAAGTTAAGAGCTTCGTGGGGGCAAAACGGAAATCAGAATATTGGCAACTTTGCTTACACATCTACTATCGCAACAGGCTATGGCTACACATTCGGGGATAACGAATCCTACGTTACAGGTTCAGTTCCTTCCAGTGTACCAAACCCAAATCTTAAATGGGAAACTTCAGAACAATTGAACTTTGGTGCTGATTTAGGGTTATGGCAAGATCGCCTGATATTGAAATTAGATTACTATCAAAAGGAGACCAAAGGCCTACTTGTAAGAGCACCAATTCCAGCCCATGTTGGAAACAATGCACCCATTGTTAATGGTGGTAGTGTGAGAAATGATGGGTTTGAATTTAGTGTCGATTACCGAGACTACAGAAATGAATTCAGCTATAATGTAGGATTGAATTTTGCACTGAATAAAAATGAGGTGACTCATATCGGAAATGCAGAAGGAGTAATTGTAGGTACAGGTTTTGCGACCTATGGTATCGTAACGCGTGCTGAAGAAGGATATCCAATCGGGTATTTCTGGGGCTATAAAACTGATGGTATCTTCCAAACTCAACAGGAAGTTAATAACTATGTGAATGGGAACGGCGATCCTATACAACCATTAGCACAACCCGGAGATGTTCGATTCAGAGATTTGGACGGTAATGGCCGAATCGATGATGGGGATCGTGGCATGATTGGTAATCCTACCCCGGATATGACATTTGGAGCAAACTTTGGTGCCAACTACAAACAATTTGATATGTCTGTTTTCGTGCAGGGAACACTTGGTAACGAAATATTTAATGCCACCCGCCGACATGATCTGACAATGTCTAACATGCCGGTATCATATTTGGAACGATGGAGAGGCCCCGGCACTTCCAATGATTTACCCCGGTTTACCTGGAATGACAGTAACGGTAATTGGTCTAAGATCTCTGACCTCTATGTTGAAAATGGCTCATACCTAAGAGTGAAGAATGTACAGTTTGGATATAATATCCCTGACAGAGTTCTGCAACGTATCAGCCTCAGTAAAGTTCGTTTGTACCTGTCTGCTGACAACTTATTTACCCTTACAGGTTATAGTGGATTTGATCCGGAAATTGGATCAGCATCACCTCTTAGCGTGGGTGTAGACCGTGGCGTTTACCCACAAGCCCGCAGTTATCGCATGGGTGTCAATATTACTTTTTAA
- a CDS encoding FecR domain-containing protein, translated as MPSQLSDLLMDDSFVRFLKGKASKKEEVRWSAWMQQNNEHIQLVAKGRELLSKGLQPLPRPNVNLEYEQFKRRIDSENRYKPYKKVQKRQRKLVWATMAAAASILLLVGFLARQSFIQNDRTEQSRVASIDYRILESKSGQKTSVQYSDGSRIVINANSKMRLPQKAIGTDTMQVWLEGEALFNIAQKPESESRTFIVHTPDGRVSVLGTTFAVNTRKSQSQVVLAEGSVRINVQGTGNNTGLAYTMLPGELALFSPESDGIIVEKVNAEVYTSWASDTLILENTPLADLIERIEFTYDVKVQVEVEELLKEELTGRFENVNLEFLLKGIARALDVEVTRQDETIYIKEKSNGSVQKGS; from the coding sequence ATGCCAAGTCAGCTCTCTGATCTATTAATGGATGACTCCTTTGTTCGCTTTTTAAAAGGAAAAGCATCGAAGAAAGAAGAAGTTCGTTGGTCTGCCTGGATGCAGCAAAATAATGAGCATATCCAGCTTGTAGCTAAGGGCCGAGAATTACTGAGCAAAGGTTTGCAGCCTTTACCAAGGCCAAATGTAAACTTGGAGTACGAACAATTTAAGAGGCGTATCGATTCAGAAAATCGATATAAGCCTTATAAAAAAGTTCAAAAACGCCAAAGAAAATTGGTTTGGGCTACAATGGCTGCAGCTGCAAGTATTTTATTATTAGTTGGATTTTTAGCCCGGCAATCATTTATACAGAACGACAGAACAGAACAAAGCCGGGTTGCCTCGATTGATTATAGAATACTTGAATCAAAATCAGGTCAAAAAACTTCTGTCCAATATTCGGATGGCTCCAGAATCGTGATAAATGCGAATTCAAAGATGCGCCTCCCGCAAAAAGCCATTGGTACAGATACCATGCAAGTTTGGTTAGAAGGGGAGGCTTTATTTAATATTGCTCAAAAGCCGGAGTCTGAATCAAGAACTTTTATAGTTCATACACCAGATGGAAGGGTGTCTGTATTGGGGACCACATTTGCTGTGAATACAAGAAAGTCTCAAAGTCAGGTAGTTTTAGCGGAGGGCAGTGTCAGGATAAATGTTCAGGGTACAGGTAACAACACAGGTTTGGCATATACCATGCTGCCCGGTGAACTGGCGCTTTTTTCCCCTGAATCAGACGGAATAATAGTGGAAAAGGTGAATGCAGAAGTTTATACCTCCTGGGCCAGTGATACTTTGATTTTAGAAAATACTCCTTTAGCTGATCTTATTGAAAGAATTGAATTTACTTATGATGTGAAAGTTCAGGTTGAAGTTGAAGAACTTCTGAAAGAAGAGTTAACAGGTAGATTCGAAAATGTGAATTTAGAATTTCTCTTGAAAGGAATTGCCCGGGCATTGGATGTTGAGGTTACAAGGCAAGATGAAACAATTTATATAAAAGAAAAAAGTAATGGTTCTGTTCAAAAAGGATCATGA
- a CDS encoding glycoside hydrolase family 3 N-terminal domain-containing protein, protein MSLLIILSVNTFAVGQLYLDASAPVDKRVEDLLSRMTLEEKVGQMSQLNITLINNEGIQYDVNLDTDKARNLLQNHHIGSFLNGEAVPPEQWIKYVEELQRIAVEDTRLGIPIIYGIDHIHGASYVQGSTIFPHNINIGATFNPENSLQNGRITALESGPLGHIWNFAPVLDLGQNPYWARMYETFGEDPYLASELGRAYVKGFQGDFETFPYRLAATGKHFLGYSVPRSGWDRTPVDLSMQTIHEFHRPAFQAAIDEGLKTIMVNSAEINGIPVHASKKILSDLLRDEMGFEGVIVTDWADIQKLYDYHKTARTYDEATLHAVDAGIDMSMTPESLEFNESMIKLVNHELISEERIDKSVRRILKLKFELGLFEHPYPSGKAFDKIGSEAHKAIALKAAQESIVLLKNTENVLPLSKDIKNLLVVGLSANSKRNLSGGWTLAWQGAPEDRYPESMKTIKKALKEEFPNSKIVSMDSIGVKNSEVRSRFDQAAEEADAIIIATGEEPYTEFVGNITNLELPHEQLDLIKAVNNTGKPSVMVLVAGRPRVITEVVPNTSAIVWAGLPGFEGAEAVANVLSGDYNPSGKLPFSYPQFVGHAVPYNHKSSAVYYFDAEVANNIEQANKTTALWNFGHGLSYTEFSYSDFMLSDTTLSSNGEITAEISVTNAGNVAGTEIVLWYLTDEVGRITRPVKELSHFQRIDLQPGETKNVSVTINPDKHLTYPNFQGDPILEKGYFRLQVGNKIKRFYLNTEFENNRFEE, encoded by the coding sequence TTGAGCCTCTTAATAATCCTTTCCGTCAATACATTTGCAGTTGGTCAGCTATATTTAGATGCCTCTGCTCCTGTAGATAAACGGGTTGAAGATCTGCTTTCCCGTATGACCCTGGAAGAAAAGGTGGGGCAAATGTCTCAGCTGAATATTACCCTGATTAATAATGAAGGAATACAATATGATGTTAACCTTGATACAGATAAAGCTCGCAATCTGTTACAAAACCATCATATCGGCTCATTTCTAAATGGGGAAGCAGTTCCACCTGAGCAATGGATAAAGTATGTTGAAGAACTTCAGCGTATAGCCGTAGAAGACACAAGATTAGGAATACCCATTATTTACGGGATCGATCATATACATGGAGCCAGCTATGTTCAGGGAAGCACAATCTTTCCTCATAACATTAATATCGGAGCTACTTTTAACCCTGAAAACTCTTTACAAAATGGAAGAATTACAGCTCTTGAGTCTGGCCCATTAGGACATATATGGAATTTCGCACCGGTTCTTGACCTTGGACAAAACCCGTATTGGGCACGAATGTATGAAACCTTTGGCGAAGATCCTTACCTGGCATCAGAACTTGGCCGAGCTTATGTGAAAGGCTTCCAGGGTGATTTCGAAACTTTCCCCTATAGATTGGCTGCCACAGGAAAGCATTTTCTTGGTTATTCAGTACCCCGTTCCGGTTGGGATCGAACACCGGTTGACTTGTCTATGCAAACCATCCATGAATTTCACCGCCCTGCATTTCAGGCAGCTATAGATGAGGGACTAAAAACCATCATGGTTAACAGTGCTGAAATTAATGGAATACCGGTGCATGCTTCAAAAAAAATACTCTCAGATCTTTTAAGAGATGAAATGGGTTTTGAAGGTGTAATCGTTACAGACTGGGCTGATATTCAAAAACTTTATGATTATCACAAAACTGCTCGCACTTATGATGAAGCAACTCTGCATGCTGTAGATGCAGGCATCGACATGAGTATGACACCGGAATCGTTGGAATTCAATGAAAGCATGATCAAACTAGTTAACCATGAATTAATCAGTGAAGAACGTATAGATAAGTCAGTCCGACGTATCTTGAAGCTTAAATTTGAATTAGGATTATTCGAACATCCTTATCCATCAGGTAAAGCATTTGATAAAATTGGAAGTGAGGCTCATAAGGCCATTGCATTAAAAGCTGCTCAAGAGTCTATAGTACTATTGAAAAATACTGAAAACGTCTTGCCGCTATCGAAAGACATTAAAAATCTATTGGTAGTTGGATTATCAGCAAACAGCAAAAGAAACCTCTCAGGTGGGTGGACACTTGCCTGGCAGGGAGCTCCAGAAGACCGATACCCTGAGTCGATGAAAACAATTAAGAAGGCTCTTAAGGAAGAGTTTCCAAATTCCAAAATTGTGAGTATGGATTCCATTGGAGTTAAAAATTCTGAAGTTAGATCAAGATTCGATCAGGCTGCTGAAGAAGCTGACGCAATAATAATAGCAACTGGAGAAGAGCCTTACACTGAATTTGTAGGTAACATTACTAACCTGGAATTACCTCATGAACAATTGGATTTAATAAAGGCAGTTAATAATACCGGCAAACCTTCCGTGATGGTTTTAGTTGCCGGCCGACCGAGAGTTATCACAGAAGTAGTACCTAATACAAGCGCTATAGTTTGGGCCGGGCTACCGGGATTTGAAGGCGCAGAAGCCGTTGCTAATGTGCTGAGTGGTGATTATAACCCAAGCGGTAAATTACCATTTTCATATCCACAGTTTGTAGGGCACGCTGTTCCTTACAATCACAAATCCAGTGCAGTCTATTATTTTGATGCGGAAGTTGCCAACAATATTGAGCAAGCAAATAAAACAACGGCACTCTGGAATTTCGGCCATGGACTAAGTTACACTGAATTTTCCTACAGCGATTTTATGCTTAGCGATACCACCCTCAGCTCAAATGGTGAAATCACAGCTGAAATATCTGTAACTAATGCTGGTAATGTTGCTGGAACAGAGATTGTTTTATGGTATCTGACCGATGAAGTAGGCCGTATAACACGTCCCGTGAAAGAATTATCCCATTTTCAGCGTATTGATTTACAGCCCGGTGAAACCAAAAATGTTTCCGTCACAATTAATCCGGATAAACACCTTACTTATCCGAATTTTCAGGGAGATCCAATTCTTGAAAAGGGTTACTTTAGGCTTCAGGTAGGTAATAAAATAAAACGTTTCTACCTCAATACAGAATTTGAAAATAATAGATTTGAGGAATGA
- a CDS encoding DUF721 domain-containing protein, with protein MRFDTPKSLSSVLEEFLEKFPQKRKLKQGMILAAFEEVVGKRMASEVEDLHFEGNKLAMKVKHPSWRAEIHASRFSIAKKLNAKVKGDIIADIIVRS; from the coding sequence ATGAGATTCGATACCCCAAAATCGCTAAGTTCAGTTCTGGAAGAATTTTTGGAAAAATTTCCCCAAAAAAGGAAGCTGAAGCAGGGAATGATTTTAGCTGCTTTTGAAGAAGTGGTGGGGAAGCGGATGGCTTCGGAAGTTGAAGATCTTCATTTTGAAGGCAATAAACTGGCAATGAAAGTGAAGCATCCATCATGGCGGGCGGAAATTCATGCAAGCCGGTTTAGTATCGCAAAAAAATTAAATGCTAAAGTAAAAGGTGATATTATAGCTGATATCATTGTACGCAGTTAG